The genome window GGTCGACGCTGGTGGCGTTCCCCTGGTACAGGCGCGGGGTGACGCTGGAGCAGCTGGCCACGCCGATGGTGTGCGCCCCCGACAGCGCCACCAGGTCCGTCAGGTTGAGCCCGCGACTGGCGAAGCCCGCCAGCAGGCCGCCGAACCCCGCGAAGGGCGACGGCAGCGCCCCCAACGCGTCGGACGCCAGCGACGGCGCCCCGCCGTCCCGCCGCCCCGTCTCCACCTGCCACAGCGACGCCCCGAACTGGTACGACACCGCGTCGCGCGCCGCCAGCGCCACGATGTCCGCGCACGACACCACCCCCGGGCACGCCTTCTCCACCTGCGCCTTGATCGCGTCGATCGCCTCGTACCCGCCCACCGACAGGTTCGGCGCCGCCGTCTTCTCGCTCTGCGCGTTGTCCAGCAGGATCGACGCGTCGCAGCCCTGCATGGGATTGGGATTGGGATGGGAGCAGCAGACGGACGGTGCTCAGTTTAGATATTACAGTTACAACAGCGAGacagcgtggcgtggcgtggcgagtgaCGACGACAAGGGCAGGAGCAGGACGCAGCTTGCATCGCAGCGCAGCATGCCACCCCAGACGGACCCCTCATCAGCCGCCGCGGCACCGGAATCCGGACGAGAGCATGTGAGCGCCGTGGGCCGGGGGCAAAATGACAAGATTCGTGTTGCTCCCCTCGGGCTCGTCTCGTACTCGTACGTGATTTTTTTCCCCCTCGTGTTCGTGTGATGCAGCTCTCTGCTTTGCCCTCGGTAAATAAAAGCCGACAAAAGTGCGCTGGGTACGGCAGCAGGTGCGCACTCTGCTGAGACTGACAGTGAGAGGTGATGACTGATGTGTGAGTGAGAGCCTCCAAAACCACAAAGCAGCTGGAAACATACTGGCAACTGGAAAGGGGCAGTGCACTGCATACCAAGCCATTACCCCATCCGCGGAAAAAAAAAaatctgccgccgtgcagtgcagGACGCGGAGATGCTTTACTACGAACGACACCGTATACATGTACCGTATATGTATACTCCGTATGTATGTACCGTATATGTacgcaaaaacaaaacaaaagcTGGAGTTTCTGCTGTGTTCGTCTGGCCGGCGCCTGAATCTAGCATTGCGACAGGTACTCTACACGGTGTTGCGAGTCAATGCCGTGGTTGCAGGACGAAGAAGACGTACGATGCGTTTTCGATCTGGAGcctggagggggagggggaggcggAGGCCGGCCGGACGCGCGCCGTGCCAACAAGAGAGTTAAATGCACGGACACAGGCGAAGTAACTCGGAATGATTAATGTATGCTTGCTATCCTGTACAGTAACATACATCCTTTCGCACCGACGCCTGGCCTGACGACGCGCATGATTGATTGGATtgattgagagagagagagagagagagagagagagagagagagagagagagagagagagagcacggGCGGAGGCGGACCTTGACGAAGCAGTCATGGAAGTGGAGGCGGAGGAGGCGGGCCGGGAGCGCGGGGTCGGCGGCGACCTGCGCCCAGGTGACGCtgcggacgatggactccgcgcTGGGGCAGCTGCTCTGGTAGAAGTTGTAGGCAAGGCCCGGGTTGGACTCCAGCAGCCCCGCCCGCGCGCGGCTCAGCGAATGGCCCAGCTGCAGGGCCACCACGGCCACCCACCACGCCGCAACGCCGTCGCCTCCTCGCCACCGGCCTGTCTCTGTCTGCCCCCTCATCTCCGCTccaccggccggccggccggcctccCCTCTCCTCTTAACGGATGAATGGATGGATGGACGGACGGCTGCAGGGATCTTGAATGGAACGGAAGAGGAAGAGTGAGGGAGTCGGGGGAGGGGAGCGGGGCAGAACGGGACGGGCACCGGCACGCACGACTGACGACTCCGCCGGCGTTTGGTGTGGTCACAGTGGCATTAAGGGGCGGCCTGCGGGGCGATGCCTTTTATAGGCCCCCCCAGGGGGGCAGCTTTGCGCGAAAGCAAAGCGATGGATATGCCCGAGCCGAGCAAACGCAAATGGCGCTCTCGCTCGCCCGCGTACGTAGCCAGCCAAGCCAGGAGGACAGTGATGCCGTCACTACACTAGCTGTGATGTGCTGCCCTTCACCCAGCTTGCAACTTGCAAGCTTTGTTTAATTATTATGGTTTTGGCTGCAACAGCGCCATCATTTGTCTATAGTACCTACCAGCCTACCAGGCGCAAAGCACAGCTGCACTGTACAGTGCATTAAGGTGTGGGTGGCGTGGCGTGCCGGGTAACGTCACCTTGCTGTGTGCTGGACACCGAGCCATGCATGCATGGCGTCGCTGGAAACGGTGCGTGGGCTGAACGAGATGTGCAAGAACGAACCTTTCTGGCCAGATTTGACTGGTATGGGTCCCTTTCTGGCCAGTTTTGACTGGTATGGGTCTCTTCCGTTGCTTGATCGGACACGTGCGATTACGTGACAGCTATAAAAAAAAACCAAACAGAACAAAAATCCTGAAAAGAGTGCCATCTGCGCCTCTGCGCTGCTCGATTTAGAACGGGATGGTTACTCGAACAAACATCTGAAATAGATCGTGATAATTACTCCTGACGTCAATCTTGATCGATTTTTTTATGTATAAGAGACAGTTAAAAATTGTATGATATAACTTTAGTCTAAAGTTATACTTTTTATGATTTTTTTTTCACTTAGCCCGTTAAAGACCTCTCACATCGCATATGTGTGTTTGGTTAGCGGGTTTGAACGGATTCAACCCATAACAACTCACCTTTGGTTAAAAAGGCTCGCATGTTAGATTGGTTCTGTGTCGAAATACTTTTTGAAAATGTGGATTCTAATGATTTATTAAAAACAAGCGAATCATTTCGACTCACTTCCTCTCCACCCTCCCGTCACTCATTCCTTATCCACTCGGGACCAGCACAGGGGCGCGCCGGCCTGCTGGGACGAGGGGGCCCCGCCGGCCCATCCTCCGACGTTAATCCCTCGCATGCATCCCGTCGTCAGTCCCCACTGGCCTGCCCTCCAACGTGCTGGCCCCCGTCAGCGCCGTCAGACTCCCCCACCTGCTAGTCATGGCTAATGTTACATCACTAAAATGCATCTTAATGTTGTTAGGATGTTCCTTTAATTATGACTGAAATGTAACAGTGAGACCTCATCACTAAAAATTTATGACTTGGTTAATAATGACTTTAATTTATATATATCAAATATTAAAATAGTGTCGTTTCATTTATTTTGAACAATGTTATCTTATTGAATTGAAGATATCATCATGAGTATGGTAACATGATCAGGAAGGTGACCATATTCAATTCATCTTTCATCACGAAACAAACAAGAGATGGTGCAGCTCCAACCCACTTTAACTTTGTAATCAAACAAGAAACTAGGTTTAACTTGTCACTGGAACCAAATAAGGAACGGATCCGACTCAACCCAGAAAAACGGGTCGGCTCCGACCCGACCCACATGGTTCCGAAATCAAACACATGTGTATAAAGTGCCACTGTGATTATTGGCTGCCGGGCCCATATATCACCATCATCAGCTACCAGCTTTGTTTATCCATGTGCACGTACCAGATGCTATATATATGCTCAATATCACGGGGGTTATTTCAATTTTGTCATGTGTTTCATATACTAGTGATATATAGTTGGGTGGGGTATCAAATGAGACGAGGGCTTCGGTTGAATCCACTCAGCTAAAAGTTAGAATTACCTGTTTGAGTTGTTTGGGATTAGTCACTAATCGACTAGTTGATAGAATTAGCCTCCTATTGCCAACCAGTGAACTAGTTATCAGTTGAAACGTGGATTCAAAATTAGTTCGCTTGTTTGGATGGCATTTTGGTTTGGCTTAGCACAGTACTAAATTTTGGGCCATATATAGTATCAAACAGGCTCTTTGCTATATTAAAAGTTAGCTAGAGTGAATCTAAATAACCATCTGATCGGTCAACGAGCTAATTGTTAGCTGGACATCCACCTAACAACTATCTCATTAACTATGGCAGCGCGCGACCTAGCCAGGGATATTGCCAAAAGCTACTAGGTCAATTTTACTAAAGAGTTTTATTGTATTATTTACAAGACTGTCATGATATAGATAACACCCACCGTAAAGTTTTAGTGTATTCAAACATCCTGATAGAATGAAATGAAATATGGATATAACACCCACCGTCAATAACATGTTTTGCTTGTAGACTTTTAATTTAATGACTCATGTCGTGGCTGCTGTCTTCGGCGAGAAAGAAGCTTGTCTTCTGGCTCATTTGGGGGGAAAACAGAGAAGAGAGAGCTAGGgttagagagaggagaggggagattGTGAGGCATCAATCCACAAAATTAAGAGAGTGATTTAAAGATTTGAAGCCTCCTAGCTAACTACTAGCTTAACCGACAACAACCTAGCTGCTGGGTGGTCCGGTTGGGCCATAGCATACCCTATGGGCCGGCCCACCGAACCACCAGCCCATCAAATCCAGCAAAAAAAACGCAGCGCATGTCCAGTCCAGGTCTAGCAGCGGTGTAGGCTTGGGGTTGAAGCAACAGGCAATAGAAAAAAAAAACAGCATCGTAGGGTTACGTGAGTACATCCTATCATTATATATTATACTATAAATTATTTATGAAAAATTTATTGTGACATACCCTATGAAAAAAATCCAAGCTACGCCACGGTTTACTGATGGATACAAACGTGAAATAATTCACGTGCACGGACGCAATAAGAAACTGCCTCATTCGTTTGTTCGCTAGCGAGGCTTACATATCGAGCCCGTGTAGTGTAGTATACAGTGCGTTGCAAGTGCGCAAGTGGCCGGACCCCGTTCTTCCGCCCCTGAATTTGCCAGCCTGTTTTTTGATAATACTGTTAGTTTAgctctgataatgaaagtgcgctGCCTGAGCTGCAGGGTGTGCGATGTGCCTCCCTGCGCAAAGCCAGGCAGGCGAGCGCGCGCTGGGCGGTGGGGTGGCGGACTGGCGGGCAGCGGGCATGCGTTCTGTCCGATCCTGCCCCCTCGCCGGCCCGAGTGCCCAACCGGCCGAGGTGGACGCCGGACGGCGCGAGACATGCCGTTGCCGTGCCGGGAGAAGCCGAAGGACAGCACTCCACGCAGACGCAGGCAGCTGGAGCTTTTTTGCCCCGTTTCATTTACCGCGGTGACCGACAATCCTGGGTTCGTTGTTTCCCAGATGTGGCCACTCCGCCACTGTTTATGCGTTTCTTTTTGGGACGTGAAGCCGCAGGAAACTACGGGGCGTCCTTCTCGGGTAGTGGTCCCGCTGGACCACGGACGGGACGGCGGCCGTCGTCGTCGCGTAATCCGCCTGTATTATATGCCCGTGTGTCGGAAGGAAACATGGCCTGTTCTTCTTCCCAGCGCAGACCTAATCATGCTGCCATTGCCCCGGGTGGCGCATAGCTTCAAAGAGTGCTGCGCTGCCGTGTTTGATTAGCGCGTGGGGCAGGCGTACGAAATAGATGTATAGTCTCAAACATTTTGTCAAACATATTAGAGCACAATTAGTATTTTTAAAGTGTTTTGAATAAACATTTTTTATTGCTCCCCAAGTGTATCACTAGTAGGTGAAAGCTCTATGTATGGTTTTGCTTAATAGTAGGTAGAGAGGTACCATACCTAGATGTTCCTCTTTCAGTCTTCCTAATA of Zea mays cultivar B73 chromosome 8, Zm-B73-REFERENCE-NAM-5.0, whole genome shotgun sequence contains these proteins:
- the LOC107457598 gene encoding Peroxidase 24-like, giving the protein MRGQTETGRWRGGDGVAAWWVAVVALQLGHSLSRARAGLLESNPGLAYNFYQSSCPSAESIVRSVTWAQVAADPALPARLLRLHFHDCFVKGCDASILLDNAQSEKTAAPNLSVGGYEAIDAIKAQVEKACPGVVSCADIVALAARDAVSYQFGASLWQVETGRRDGGAPSLASDALGALPSPFAGFGGLLAGFASRGLNLTDLVALSGAHTIGVASCSSVTPRLYQGNATSVDPLLDSAYARALMSSCPNPSPASATVGLDGGSPARFDSGFYARVRQGQGTLASDAALAQNAAAAQLMADLSTPASFYAAFSMSMKKMGRVDVLTGTNGQIRKQCRQINTS